Within the Mugil cephalus isolate CIBA_MC_2020 chromosome 1, CIBA_Mcephalus_1.1, whole genome shotgun sequence genome, the region caacacaaatgaCTACTTCTGCTGTCAGACCTTCACAAGCCTGGATCCTGACCCtcgactgtatataaagatgaatACGACATCACCTGAAGGATTTCTGAAGAGGTTTAGAGACTTACCAATGCCTGAGACGCTGTCAGTCTTCTTGCAACCTATCGCCCCCATTTTGGTCAAAGCGGCCTTTATTTATTGACAAGATTAGTTGTGATGAATATGGAAATTAGTTGTAGATacccaaactgtttttgtaccaggcttatttacatgactttctggacattttaacatgaaattgTGTGTGGCTATGGCTGTGCATCTGCTATAGCTTAATTTTTGAACCCTGCATGTTTGTGCTATGGGACAAATTACAGCAGTTTGGTCCTTTAGAGTCAGTGTGGTGTCATTACAGCAATTTCATTTGTTCCCATTCCTGGAAGGGTCTTACACTCTTATAGCATGCACTAATCTGTCAGAAATTGAAAGTTCAAGGTATTGACTCACaggacattttttattattattattataatatttattatattaaaataagcaaaaaaaaaaagaggtccaGTTGGAGAGTTGAGGCTTGTGTTGAAGCTAAGTAAGTAACTTTCACCGATTTAATCACacactgtataaagatggacgacagagcagctcctcaaaagttAAGCCAAAGCAtctagagctccccctggtggtcagctgcagtataggtcataagctccaccccctccttttTAACGGACAGGaatggaccaaactaaaacactaacattatttaatgtatttgtttatgcaTGTTCAAGGATCAGTTTTTTTGGATACTTTTCTgtttaattagttatttgacgctatagaaacaggctgtgacataatggcgactcttagttgctatgccaaccactctgtaaagCGGTCCCGTGGGGCTGTGAGAgttgtgaataaataaataaataaataaataaaaataagtacagtgtgcAGTCCAGCATTTCCTTGTGGAGGTAGGGCTTAGTTTAAGAAAaatgcgagtgagtctggaTGAAGTGTGGTCAGGTAATCAATATCGCGGCTTTGCGTGGATccacaatgagctgaaagactCTAGAAATGAGTCTAATGAGATTTCACATTTGTTGATTATTATTGAGGGTGGTTTTTTACAACGGAGCCTCAGACCGTCCCGGGCGTCCTGTCTCTCCACCCCGTCTGCCACTGACATGGGGGACAAATGAAGAAGCTGTCGTGGATCGCTGAGCCTTAAACCTGagaggtctctctctctctctctctttctgtctatctatcggtctctttctcacacacaagtacacacagcGAGGGTTGGGATCAGGGCCAGGCTGTGAATCTGAGACTCACCCCCAGAGATTTGatacatctttgtttttgtgtgagtgGGCAGCCACAGAGAAGCTGTCTTCATTTTTCACTCATCGTAGGGTTCAGCTCAGAACATTGACCCCGGACCTTTGGCTGCTCCAGCATCACCAGCAACACTAGTATCATAGCAAGGACATGGTGACATACACGGTGTGTTAAAATATGAGATCAAAATAACTGTcttagctgtttttgtttgtaggAGATTATGAAGCTAATTATTTcagacaggaaaataaaaaaaaatgtggtgacACTGTAGATGTGATGTAGTGGATGTAGATAGCAACGCTGTGCTATATACCTTGATAATATCATTGTACTTTTCCCttcattgttttgctgtgtCACGTGTCTTATCCTGTGTGAGTTTAGCTAAATCTATCAAATTGTTACTTATCATTTCTTTCACTTATCTATCAAATTGTAAATTAGCTTTGTTTAGCTTAACATATATAACTAATaactaacattttatttaacttttttaacttATCTTTTTTCTTACACGTCTAACTAGTCgcaacttagcttagcttatctagcctattgtaatttatttaacttAGCTTTACTGACTAGTTGTttcttagcttagtttagtttagcatATCTAACGAATCCTAATTTAACTTAGTTTAACTTATCTCACCTACCATGACTTCATTTAGCTTTTCTAACCAACCTCAATGTATTTAACTCATCTTATCTAGTTGTAACTAAACTTAGTTTAACTTATCTCACCTAACGTGACTTAATTTAGCTTTTCGAACTAACCATAGAATGTTTAACTCATCTTATTTAGTTGTAACTTAGTTTAGTTTATCTTAGTTTAACTTATCTCACCTACCATGACTTAATTTAGCTTTTCTAACCAACCACAATGTATTTAACTAACCTCATCTAGTTGTAACTTAGCTTAGTTTAACTTATCTCACCTAACGTGACTTAATTTAGCTTTTTGAACTAACCATAACATATTTAACTCATCTTATCTAGTTGTAACTTAGCTTAGTTTATCTTAGTTTAACTTATCTCACCTACTGTGACTAAATTTAGCTTTTCTAACCAACCATAACATATTTAACTCATCTTATCTAGTTGTAACTTAGCTTAGTTTATCTTAGTTTAACTTATCTCACCTACTGTGACTAAATTTAGCTTTTCTAACCAACCATAACATATTTAACTGATCTTATCTAGTTGTAACTTAGCTTAGTTTAACTTATCTCACCTACCATGACTTAATTTAACTTTTCTAACCAACCATAACATATTTAACTGATCTTATCTAGTTGTaacttagcttagtttagcttagcttatctaACTAATCCTAATTTAGCTAAATTTAACTTATCTCACCTACCATAACTTAATTCAGCTTTTCTAACCAACCATAACATATTTAACAATTCTTATAGTTGTaacttagcttagtttagcttagcctTAGAACTCAGTCATAGATCTAATACATAGATGTTAATAAcctcttgtttgtttcactgtATGACATCTAATTTCgcaaaaatctgtgtttttttgtgtgaaagaaaagaagtctCCAGATGTGAAAGCCACAGTCGGATAACTCCGGGGACGAGCCGTGACAGCGCACATGCTCACTCACGACCGCCTCTGCATCTCAATCACATCACGGCGTCGTACCTTGACAGCTGAGAGCGCGAGAGCGGGCGACCGATCGAGGCGCCGAGGAATCCTGCCAAAAAAACAGCCGGGGGAGCTACCAACGAAGAAGAAGGGCGATGAAATGAAGCGATGAAACCGACGAGGTTTTAATCAGGATCTCTTTATGCCGGCGCTCCGTGGAATTCTTCAGCGCCTCGTCAGGCCTCCTCCCCTCGCCGGCCGGCGGGCGACCTCCCAGAGTGCCTTGCTGCGTGGCCTTTTCAATAATgtagaggggaggagaagagagataAAATGAGAGAGGAAGCGATTTCCCGGCGCTGTGGGAGCCCCCTGTGTGACATTTACCTGTAGCGAGGACCTCgatgttcgtgtgtgtgtgtgtgtgtgtgtttgatggcCCTATTCCAGACtaatgacccccccccccctccagcacacacactcaaggcACCAAACTCTTCTGCTAGCGATGCCACATGTGTCCTTTAGAATCACACCGacgggaaagaaagaaagaaagtggggGAGATAATAGCCAACAGGGAGCGCTGGGAGTTTGAAAAGTGTGAGAGCTGTGGAGACGAGGAGATGAGGAACAGTCGAAGGCCAGAAAATAAAGGTTAATGAGCAGAGGAGAGCATTTTTGTCGGCGACTGACGGAGAAAGAGCAGAGCCGGAGCGATCGTCCCGTTTAATCCGTCAGCTCCACCTGTTACTATTTCATACTTCATTAACTGCGCCGCCTATCCGGCGCGCCGGGCggtctcctctctctccgcGGGAGTCCGCCGCCCCCCCCCGCCCGGACACATGGCATCTATCATTACCTCCCCGCGTCAGCTCAGGGCCCTGCAGAATGTCACACAGCTGGAGCGCGAGGCTCTGAAGACGGATGAAGCGGGAAAACCCCCGTGAATATCTCTGAAACGACGGAGCGCACTTCTGCTCGCTGCAATTTGAGTTATTGAAGGGGGCTCATTGTGGCGCTGCGTAAACCAGGTACAACCgatgatttcattttcatgtggtACGCGGCTTTCGAGAAAATGCCgagttcttttctttgtttcccccACGGTAATTCACAAACTGCTAGTTCGTGTTCCTTGATTCCTTCCAGTTTCACCTTAAGGTCATTTAGGTTTTGAACATATCAGACAAACAACGGAACATTCGTCAACATTCAAACATACCACGATGTTGCCAAATCTGTCAACACGAAGAGCTAACAAACACAAGCTTACGATTTAGAATAGATTGTGTGAACCACTGAGTCTGACTGAAGCAACGTTTATATGCCTTCGTGCTGGAGGCAGCTGTGTCCGGAGGCGCTTTATTTTCTGGGCTGTTCAATGCAAACTCACAAAATCTGAGGATCTCCTTGAAGAAGTTTCCTCCGATCTGACACAAAAGTCCAGTTGGACTCAAGAACTGATCAAATATTACGTTTGGCCTCGACCCAAGCGACAGCATGTTGTATAGAGTCTAGACAGACATGGAAGGAAGCTGCCACTTGACTGGTTGGTGGAGGCGACGGCAAAAACACGACCACAAGGAAAAAGGAACCTCTTCAGCcgtttatttgaaacaaatatCAGCGGATGTGATAACGACGTGGTCTCGGAGGCTTGTGTCGACTCCTTCAGGACAACTTCCTGTCTGCTAGTCTCTGAAAGGGACACACAATACAGGGCCCTTTACTGTGCGCATCTCTTGTGTTATTCCTGAGCTCAAACGAGgagttttacattttcaaaaatgccAAAGGCCATGGAAGTAATTTTTCAGCGCATAGTAAATGAACATATTGCAGGTTGCTTGAGAAGAGTTCATATTTGAGTTTAATATATCAGAGGAAATATTCACAGTAGCCTCTCGGTATGTGTTCAGAAAGCCTTAGCACCTATGCTACTCACTAATTGTTAGCTTGGGGCTCTTCTAGATGCCGACGTATGACATTAGCTTATTTGCTCTTGACCCAATGAATTTGTGAACATTGCTTCCCGTGTTGCATTGAATGTGAGTTTACATTCctgtcatatttattttaataatcataatcaatactgtatataaattaCCTTATATATGCTGAGAAATAGCTTCTGGTGTTGAAGACGACTCGGTGTCAGGGAGCTGAAAAGAGGTCACAGCTCAGTGTCACCGTTTGTTTACGCGGAGAAAAGCGACGGCTGAGCGGTGTGCTAAATCACCACCCACCTGTCTGCGGAGACAAACTACAAAATAAAGTCAGGCTGTCAAGGCCCCGTCGGAGATCAACGCTCCCGAATTCGCTGATTAATAAGAGCGTGGCGAcgcttaaaaacacactgaagccGGTAGCGTGCGCCAGTCTGGGTCATGTTGCTGCTACAGATaattctctgtgttgtttaaagTCAAACTAACGCCTTTTAATCCTTAATGTGAGGTAACTACGTGTATTTATTAACACTTCTGTCTGAATGTCCAGCTAAGTGGCTCCAAACCTTTCAGAGTGGAAATAAAGGTGCATGAAGCAGTTAATGACATGAGAAAGAAGAATCCTGCTGAACGAGGTTTCCTCGGATTTTAAGATATTCGATATTTCCTCTATGGGTCTTTGAAACCAAGTCCAACAATCCCCTTCCAGGTGAGAGATGATGTGTTGAAAGAAGCTCTCACTATGTGAATCTCCCAGTCTAATGGTGACATCTTGTGGCTCAGGCTGAGCGCTACCATCTCCGATCCAAGCACCAATGTGAAACCCAGTGTGAGCGCTACGTTTTAAACCCCCTCATTTCAGCGCGCTCTGCCCGGTGGCCGCAGCCTGTCTCAGCAGCAGCTCCCCGGCCAGGTCGGGCCTGCCGCTCCTGGCCAGGCAGCGGGCGAGCTGAGCGGCCTTGGGTCGGTGGGGGACGGCGGGCAGCCCCCTCCTCCACAGGGCCAGGACCTGGAAGGCCCGGGAGGACGGGCTGCCCCCGGCCCGGAGCTTCACCAGCTGAGCGGCGCTGCGACGGAGGCGGAGCGAGAGCACCAGCGACGCTGTTTCCTCCTCCGAAAGCTCCCCAGacaaccacagaagaagagagtcTGACAGGGAATCTGCAACGAAGGAAGTAAGCATTTATATTCTTAGAGTAATGTAAAAAATCCTGCAATAAACAACCTAAaagtatgaaaagaaaaaggcccTTTCAGTGTTTAGAATGCAGTGATATAACAACTTGTTTTCAAATCTGTAATGAGCGtctgtatgaaaaaaaagaccGTTCTcagttcatttgcatttatttttccctaTAAATGAATCTCGCTTGGAAAGccgcatgtttttatttaaaagttatcAGCCGATGCAAAACCGTACAACTACGAAGTCGAAACTGACGGATTAAGGCCGTAAACTCTAGTTGAAACCGTGAGATAAGAAGCCGGCGAGGATGAACGACCCACCTGCCTCCTCGCATAACTTCACCCGGGCTGCAACGGGCCGATTGATGTTTCTCACTTTCTGAAATGAGACGTAATGAATCAGGTATAAATATCCTTTTATCGTGAACACAATGTTTGACCTGATTCTGTGGACGTCGCTGCACCTTGGGTAGAGTCAGAGACAGCTTACAGACGGGGTCTCCCAGGAGCTTCGCGTCCTTCAGGAAAGCTCCGCCCCCTCGCCACTCCAGCTGACCTCTGGCGACCCTGTAAAACATGGCCGCCCCCTTGTAGTGAGGGGAGCTGTAGTTTCCGAAGGGGTCCACTTCGGTCAGACGCACCACGAGGCGGTTCTTCCTCTGGCTGTGGAAGGTGATTCGCTCGTGCGCCGCTTCGCTTTTGCTCTTGTGAGCTCCGGCTGTAAAACAGATGTAAACATTTTATCTTGTTATTTTATAATGTGAAATCTGTGCATCTCGGTCTACAAAACCCATCTGGATGTCAAACCGAGTGAACATACCAGTGATCatcttgacaaaaaaagaagaagaaagaagtccGTGCAAACTAAACATTGCCTTCTACTTTACTGTGTGGTTTGTGGCATCCTGTTATGTGATGAGCAGCAGCATGAAGACTAACCAGCCTAGAGCAGCCACAACTACTTTCAAATGCCGACGTCTATTTAAATTCAGTCCTAAAACAATGTTAGAATCTGGTTTCTCTCAactgtttctttgtttacaCAGTTTAAGCAATAAGAGAAGATGCtgcataaaatgtaaaatgaaatgtaccACTACATTTTCCTAAACATCTCATTCGAGTGGTAGGAAACCTTGAATCCACGCCTTTCAGAAACTGGCATTAGGTATTTGAAGACAACATAGGGCCTGGTAAAAAGACACTTAGGTATGTGGTCAATGTACTGCTCTGGTTTTTATGTCAGCCATGCTAGCCATGGAGGCTAAATGCTAACGTGTGAACAattttaagtgcatgtaaacacatagtCTAACAGGAACTAATGTTTATTATGACCACATTTTATATGGCCTACAGTCTATGGGTGGTTAGCATGACAGCAACAACTTTCAGCTAACAGAAAGCAGGAAGTAATGTTTACAATAACAACTATCGTAAGTTAGCATTTTACCATGCTAACAAATTTAAGTGCGcgtatacaaaaaaataatatatagtCTATGGTAAACACACCGACCAACAGCTAATGACAAGCAAGAAATAATACTTTGGCTACTGTTGGTATTTcacttgttagcatgctaacgtttgctaattagcaaatagcAGCAAGCTATGGAGCTTCCtgtgtcttttattaaaaacacattaaaacactttGCTTTGCTAGTGTTGCTATTGCTTATAGCATAAGTGTAGTGTAAGTTTTATATACGTATTAACTTTATCTTGTCAGTGTTTTAGCTATTATtagcttgtttttattattttttattattaaaacctgAAGCACATTGACTCAACTCCTGAAATGTGCTGTGTTTCAGCCATGACAGTCTGAACTAAATTGATTTAGAGCTACATTTTACTGAATTACAGAACAGTATTTATACATGGTCTGGTGAAGCTAGGAGGAGGTCAAAGTTAATGTAATCATTTTGTTTCACCATGTCAGCATTCTCCCATTATGCGGATCTTCTGGACTAAGCTCATCATTCTACCCGACCTTCTACCTGTGGAGGTGACGTTGCCGCTGAAACGCAGGAGGAGCTGATCCGCCTCACACATGGAGATCTCCGACGAGATCTCCGCCGGGCCGCCGTAGCCCTGAGCTCGTAGTTTGCTCAGCTCCCAGCTGAGGTCTCTGGTGAGCAGCGCGGCCACCAGGACGGCGTGGGGCTCGTCCGGCCTCCGCTGCAGGACCACGGTGACCGAGTGGCAGCACACggactcctccagctcctccgcCAGGGAGCTGAGGTGACAAGGCTGCAGTGGGGAGAGGAGGCGAGCCACGAGCAGtctgcagagagggaggggggaactTAAGAAGTCGAGCTCGGCGGAAAGATTAGATTGTCTGTTATCGTGAGCCGGAACGCAGGTAATATAATATACTTAAGACAGAATGAGGATTTCAGAAAAAAGTGCATTACATCCCCGACAAATCAGCTGTAgataagaaagaagaagagaattaGAGCTCAGGAGGGAAATAATAAGAATCCATCTTTATTACAACTGGATctaatttcactttttaactAGAGGAGAAATTAATTtgcatacttttattttgtccttgtaTGTGACTTCATGTGTGTTGTTACATTCTGACTGAGGAATgctgtagtgaggaatgtaaaGCCTCCCTTTACCCATACTGCCCTTCTTAAAGCCCTTATGTAAAGAAAAGCTTTCCTTAAATCTGGCTGCTAGTTGGAGAGTTCCTTTTTAGACTACGCACGTCTACATGAGAGGAATTTACTCTCGGCACCACGAGCCTAGTGAGGTAAAGGAGTAGTGTGGTGAGTCGATCATTTATTCtacgtttgtgtgtctgcagtttaAATAAAGCCAGATCATTCAGTCAGTATTGAAATTAGCAATTATTAATTGACTACTTACCGATACACTTCTAGCTTACATTgtcttgattttcttttaattatttttgaatgaTGGCCTTGATGAAATTCATGAACTGTTCCCGGTTACTTTACGTAGCGTCgtataattaaaatgaatcgaagatcaaacacaaattaaagaaaggattaaaaatgtgttttcttcataAAAGCAACACTTGTGTAGAGTTTAAAACGTTTAGTGGCTACACAGATTCCTTTCTAACACATTTCCCCAGGATACAATGGGGGTACTGTGTAAAGTACTGGCTTGCTGTTGAGACTTGGGGACTTCGACACTGGTTGAACCACCAACCTACGCTTACTCCACAATGTGTTCTACAGAGTCACCCCTCCAAACAATTGGTTATTCAAAAAAAGGCTCTGTCCAAAGGCAAACCAAGCAACTGAACTGAGAACCCCTAGAACCAATAAGAACGGTATTATTGGTGTTACTTTGTCATGTGCTCCAGGATCTCCAAGGTTTTTCCCACCGGGCTTCTCATCAAACATCTCCATGTTGAAATTTCCACCAGAGCTGATCGTCCACAAGTAAGCTTCCTGACTTCCAGAGGACTCTGTCTGAGTATGAAACCCTCGGCCCCTCAGCCACCCGGCCCTCTTTGCGTATCCAGGGGCAACGTTTTCCACTTCCTCTGTGTGGTCGGGGGTCTGATGATGGGGGCGACCGCCGGTGGTCAGTGTCTGGATGTGGCCGTGACGACGGCTCAGGACCCCAAGAACCTGCGACGCATGTCCAACACGCTCATCGGGCTCCTGGGCCTCGGATACCGAACAAATGTTGTGAGAAAGCCCCTGTTTTCCTCTTAAATGCCGTGGCTCGAATATATTGTAAAGTTTGTAATTCcctggtgttttcttttgtatgtttCAGAAGACCTTGGTTAAACAAAACCTGAAAAGGCTCTACTTCTCTGAGAGGTGTGAAGGACGTTTCAGTTCAAGAGCATCTACGCTGCTCTTGCACGAtaaaagatgttgtttttttttaaaattgctcTCTCTTTGTGTTCTAGTTTCAGAAGTTTTCTTGGTGAGAGAAGAATATTTCTGCCAGTTACTTGTGATTTCCACTTTTCGCGTGCGTTTCCTGTGAAGCAAACAAACCTGGAGTCGACATCTAGGAACTGGATCTCAACAAAAAGGTGCGAGCAAAAGTGGTTTGTGTCTTGGATAATTAAAATCATCGGTATAAAGTATTGCGCtggtttcactttatttatcttgCACAACCATCTTCTGGTCCATGGTCAGGTGCAGCACTCATTACATCCTGTTTTGCGGTGGGAGCAGCCGACTCATACTGATACTGTGCTTTAGAGGCCGCGGCCTGAAGATTAAAACTTACAGGTCTTCAAATCAGATGCAGCGGTTGATAACCTTCAGCAGAGAGGTGCGAGGAGACGTGGTGAGTTGAACAGAAGCTCATTTAAAATGCTCTCTGTTAAGAGTCTGCTTTTGATAAAATACGAcgtttgcttttctttgcacaagatttttcttttactggaCGGACTGGCTGGAAAAGCCAAAACTGGACGGGACGCGAATGATGCTGCAAATCACCCGACACGTCTCACCCTGGGGCTGTCTGCGCTGTCTGTACTTCTGCTTTGGATGTTTCTGCCTCGTTTTGCACTTTGTGCCACGATCGGTTTGGCTTTGAACGCGCCGCGCCATACCCGCCGAACAGTGTTACCGCGGAGAGGCTCAgaataaacatttgaaattgATTCTTTGTCTTTGGCATTTGGTTTTTCCCAAGTCTGACATCTGAGACGCAGGCTTTTAtcacaaaaaagtaaatcagCGTGGTTTATTCATCACTGCGCTGAGGTTTGCGGACAAAACAATAGGAAAGAATAGCTACGTATTTTGGAAAATGTCCAATCTGCATTGAAAACCCCTTTAGGTGTTCACCCGACGCTCTTTTTTCAGCTCCAACTGCTCCTCAGTGCTGCACCGAGGCTCCTAACAGGACCTGAAAACCTGATTAAATTAGTTCCCTGCAGTGGCTCCTTGTTAGCTCTGTATCTGAGTGTGCTATTCTAATAATTGTCTACAAAGGGCTGTGTGGTCTTCACCCTGAATATGTTCTTTCTATATGAGGCTCTGTCGGGAAAAAACCTGGCAGCCGAGCTACAcaatgtttttctgtccctcGGGCAAGGACATAATCAAATGATCAAAGGGCCGCTTCAAATGCTGGAGTTGGTCTCTGGGAAAATGGTGCAAACAAAagcttaaacacacatttacgtGCTGGGTTTTACGTGCACCCAGTCTACTAATTTGTAtcccttttgtgttttgttggtCCTTGTCGCATAAATCGCTTTTGTCACAATAAACCGCtgtgtttaaattaataatttcctGCAGCTTTTTATTGTTGCACCAGCGATGacttttcaaagacaaaacGCCGCGCCACAGACCTGTCGTAGCTCTCCGTCAGGTCGAAGGACACCAGTCCGTTCTGCTGGTTTCTGGCGGCGACTTTATCCAGGATGCTCCACTGATTGTCCTTTGAGCCCAGGACAGTCAGCGACTCATTGGACGTCACCTTGGACTCCACGGAGGCGCCCAAGATTCTAAAAGGGAGATGAAAACCGCTATTTTTTTAAGCTGTACTGTTGAcaactttgacattttacagtgAGAGATAAGCCGGGGCTTCCCTCCGCATCTCTTATAATAGTGCTGACCACTGCTATCGTCATGAATCAAGACCAACCAGCCGTAACTActtgcctaatattgtgtaggtctccagtgtgcttccaaaacagttctgacccATCAgggaatagacatgggccttctgactCTGTCCTCTTGTGTCTGACACCAGGATGCTACAAGAGGGAGCCTCTAGTACCGGGGATTGTTCCTAAGCATCTGGCAGATACTTAATgactttgggatctagggattttggaggccaggtttggatattttctgttttttgagctgttctTTAACAGTTTTTGTCCTTAacattgtcctgctggggaGTGTTGTTGCTATGTGGGTTGTATGTTATCTTCACAACCACTGGTATGTTCTAGTTCACAAAAATCTGGACAAACACAATTAAGACACGCTCACCTCACTCTGATTGAAGCCGCTGGATCCCAGGGTGGAGAAACGCTGACGGGCCGAGTTTGGTGATCTGGGTTCTCCTTGGAGCGCCTCTTTTGTTCAGTGTTAGGGGGACACGGCAGCGTTACCATGAGGGGTCTTCTCAGAGGCTGCGAGGTCGGGTGGGTGAGGTACAGCAGTGGGCTGGTGGACGCCACTGAACGATAGGTCTCGTTTTTGGACTTGACAGCAGCCAGAAGGACGGCGTCTACCGGCTGGATCTGAAACAGGCGAGGAAACAGCTGTTGCGCGTGATTTAGCTGACGGTTTGGACAGGTGCTGCGTTGATGTGAAAATACTTTTGTTGTATGTTGTTTTATCAAGGATAACTGAGCAGAGTGGTAGTTGGCGTTTTTTGGAATAAGATCAAGCAACAAACTTCTGCTGTGAAGATAGTCACAAAGGACACATCCGTTCATGTTTCTTCTTTATATATGCAAACATCTGTGAGATGTTGAAAATTACAAACAGACTATTATTTCTCCATCCCTTGCTTTATTTTTCTGGAAATTTTCTTAGTGACgtctcagtttttgttttcttttttcctttttacaatTCTTAGAAAAAAGGTACACTTCTAACTAGTTTTGACAAAAGCTAAATGCTTGGTCTCAACATCCTTTACATAATCTACACCAGCTTTAAGTGTTAGCAAAATTGTATTAGATGTTAAAATCAGTAGGATAAAGAGATGGGTCAGTATTATGGTTAAACCATACCATGGTCTGTGCCATTACGGGAGCCGTGAAGGTTCCTGGGAGGTAGTTCAGACTAATTCGGGGGTCCATGGGGAGTTTTAATGACAAACCCCTTTTGGGAACCatgtaattttctctcttcAGACAGGAAACCACTGCAAATAGACCCAAAGAGTACACCTTCACTTCGGCAAA harbors:
- the LOC125004174 gene encoding uncharacterized protein LOC125004174 isoform X2 produces the protein MCSRISKVFPTGLLIKHLHVEISTRADRPQVSFLTSRGLCLSMKPSAPQPPGPLCVSRGNVFHFLCVVGGLMMGATAGGQCLDVAVTTAQDPKNLRRMSNTLIGLLGLGYRTNVTLVKQNLKRLYFSESFRSFLGERRIFLPVTCDFHFSRAFPVKQTNLESTSRNWISTKRCSTHYILFCGGSSRLILILCFRGRGLKIKTYRSSNQMQRLITFSREVRGDVIFLLLDGLAGKAKTGRDANDAANHPTRLTLGLSALSVLLLWMFLPRFALCATIGLALNAPRHTRRTVLPRRGSE
- the LOC125004174 gene encoding uncharacterized protein LOC125004174 isoform X1, which gives rise to MCSRISKVFPTGLLIKHLHVEISTRADRPQVSFLTSRGLCLSMKPSAPQPPGPLCVSRGNVFHFLCVVGGLMMGATAGGQCLDVAVTTAQDPKNLRRMSNTLIGLLGLGYRTNVKTLVKQNLKRLYFSESFRSFLGERRIFLPVTCDFHFSRAFPVKQTNLESTSRNWISTKRCSTHYILFCGGSSRLILILCFRGRGLKIKTYRSSNQMQRLITFSREVRGDVIFLLLDGLAGKAKTGRDANDAANHPTRLTLGLSALSVLLLWMFLPRFALCATIGLALNAPRHTRRTVLPRRGSE
- the LOC125004174 gene encoding uncharacterized protein LOC125004174 isoform X3, whose product is MKPSAPQPPGPLCVSRGNVFHFLCVVGGLMMGATAGGQCLDVAVTTAQDPKNLRRMSNTLIGLLGLGYRTNVKTLVKQNLKRLYFSESFRSFLGERRIFLPVTCDFHFSRAFPVKQTNLESTSRNWISTKRCSTHYILFCGGSSRLILILCFRGRGLKIKTYRSSNQMQRLITFSREVRGDVIFLLLDGLAGKAKTGRDANDAANHPTRLTLGLSALSVLLLWMFLPRFALCATIGLALNAPRHTRRTVLPRRGSE